CACGCACACCGAGGCCGCCGAGGAGTGGCGCGGCAAGCTGCTCGAGGCCGTCGCGGAGAACGACGAGGAGCTGATGGAGCTGTACCTGGAGGGCGAGGAGCCCTCCGTGGAGCAGCTGTACGCGGCGATCCGTCGTATCACCATCGCCTCCGGCAAGGGCGAGGGCACCACGGTCACCCCGGTGTTCTGCGGTACCGCGTTCAAGAACAAGGGCGTGCAGCCCCTGCTCGACGCGGTCGTGCGCTACCTGCCTTCTCCGCTCGACGTCGAGGCCATCGAGGGCCACGACGTCAAGGACCCGGAGCAGGTCATCCGGCGCAAGCCGTCCGACGAGGAGCCCCTCGCGGCGCTGGCGTTCAAGATCATGAGCGACCCGCACCTCGGCAAGCTCACCTTCGTCCGCGTGTACTCCGGCCGTCTGGAGTCCGGCACCGCCGTGCTGAACTCCGTCAAGGGCCGCAAGGAGCGCATCGGCAAGATCTACCGCATGCACGCCAACAAGCGTGAGGAGATCGACTCGGTGGGCGCCGGCGACATCGTCGCCGTCATGGGTCTGAAGCAGACCACCACCGGTGAGACGCTGAGCGACGAGAAGCAGCCGGTCATCCTGGAGTCCATGGACTTCCCGGCGCCGGTGATCCAGGTCGCCATCGAGCCGAAGTCCAAGGGCGACCAGGAGAAGCTGGGTGTCGCCATCCAGCGCCTGGCCGAGGAGGACCCGTCCTTCCAGGTCCACTCGGACGAGGAGACCGGCCAGACCATCATCGGCGGTATGGGCGAGCTGCACCTCGAGGTGCTGGTCGACCGTATGCGCCGTGAGTTCAAGGTCGAGGCCAACGTCGGCAAGCCGCAGGTCGCCTACCGCGAGACGATCCGCAAGTCGGTCGAGAAGGTCGAGTACACCCACAAGAAGCAGACGGGTGGTACCGGCCAGTTCGCTCGCGTCATCATCGCGATCGAGCCGATCGAGGGCGGCGACTCGTCGTACGAGTTCGTCAACCAGGTCACCGGTGGCCGTGTGCCGAAGGAGTACATCCCCTCGGTCGACGCCGGTGCGCAGGAGGCCATGCAGTTCGGCATCCTCGCCGGTTACGAGATGACCGGTGTGCGCGTGACGCTGCTCGACGGTGCCTACCACGAGGTCGACTCCTCCGAGCTCGCGTTCAAGATCGCCGGTTCGCAGGCCTTCAAGGAGGCCGCGCGCAAGGCTTCGCCCGTGCTGCTCGAGCCGATGATGGCCGTCGAGGTCACCACGCCCGAGGACTACATGGGTGAGGTCATCGGCGACATCAACTCCCGCCGTGGCCAGATCCAGGCCATGGAGGAGCGGGCCGGTGCCCGCGTCGTGAAGGGCCTCGTGCCCCTGTCGGAGATGTTCGGCTACGTCGGAGACCTCCGCAGCAAGACGTCGGGTCGCGCAAGCTACTCGATGCAGTTCGACTCCTACGCCGAGGTTCCGCGGAACGTCGCCGAGGAGATCATCGCGAAGGCCAAGGGCGAGTAACGCACCGCGTTCTCACGCCGTAGGCTTGACTCCGGAGCCTCACGGGGCATTCACCCGCATTCCGGGTGAATGCCCCGGGGCCCGGGACTTAACAGCAAAGATCACCTGGCGCCGATGAAGTAAGGCGTACAGAACCACTCCACAGGAGGACCCCAGTGGCGAAGGCGAAGTTCGAGCGGACTAAGCCGCACGTCAACATCGGCACCATCGGTCACATCGACCACGGTAAGACGACCCTCACGGCCGCCATTACCAAGGTGCTGCACGACGCGTACCCGGACCTGAACGAGGCCACCCCGTTCGACAACATCGACAAGGCGCCGGAAGAGCGTCAGCGCGGTATCACCATCTCCATCGCGCACGTCGAGTACCAGACCGAGGCGCGTCACTACGCCCACGTCGACTGCCCGGGTCACGCGGACTACATCAAGAACATGATCACCGGTGCCGCGCAGATGGACGGCGCGATCCTGGTGGTCGCCGCCACCGACGGCCCGATGCCGCAGACCAAGGAGCACGTGCTCCTGGCCCGCCAGGTCGGCGTCCCGTACATCGTCGTCGCCCTGAACAAGGCCGACATGGTGGACGACGAGGAGATCATGGAGCTCGTCGAGCTCGAGGTCCGTGAGCTCCTCTCCGAGTACGAGTTCCCGGGCGACGACCTTCCGGTCGTCCGTGTCTCCGCTCTGAAGGCGCTCGAGGGCGAGCAGGAGTGGGTCGACTCCGTCCTCAACCTGATGAAGGCTGTCGACGAGTCCATCCCGCAGCCCGAGCGTGACGTCGACAAGCCGTTCCTGATGCCGATCGAGGACGTCTTCACGATCACCGGTCGTGGCACCGTCGTCACCGGTCGTATCGAGCGTGGTGTCCTCAAGGTCAACGAGACCGTCGACATCATCGGCATCAAGACCGAGAAGACCACCACCACGGTCACCGGCATCGAGATGTTCCGCAAGCTGCTCGACGAGGGCCAGGCCGGTGAGAACGTCGGTCTGCTGCTCCGCGGCATCAAGCGCGAGGACGTCGAGCGCGGCCAGTGCATCATCAAGCCGGGCTCTGTCACCCCGCACACCGAGTTCGAGGCCCAGGCCTACATCCTGTCGAAGGACGAGGGTGGTCGCCACACCCCGTTCTTCAACAACTACCGCCCGCAGTTCTACTTCCGTACGACTGACGTGACCGGTGTCGTGCACCTCCCCGAGGGCACCGAGATGGTCATGCCGGGCGACAACACCGAGATGCGCGTCGAGCTGATCCAGCCCGTCGCCATGGAGGAGGGCCTGAAGTTCGCCATCCGTGAGGGTGGCCGGACCGTGGGCGCCGGCCAGGTCACCAAGATCGTCAAGTAAGTACCGCTTGCTTGAGGGTCGTCCGACCTGACAAGGCCTGAAGGGGCCCGTACGACTTCGGTCGTACGGGCCCCTTCGCCATGCCCGGCCCGACTCGAACATTTCCGGCGGTTGTGCCGAGCCTGAGTGAAACCTAGTCGAACGTTGTGCGGCGGATTGGCGAGAGTTACGGCAACTTGCCTGTGCCGACGGGGGGATTGTTCTTTTCTGTCCCCGTGGTCCGGACCGTGCCGACGTAGCGTGAAGCGTCGTTGAGTGGCCGTCGGGCCTCGAGTCTCTCCCGAGGATGGCTAGGTCTCCTGATGCAGGGTGTGCGCAGCGGATTGTCGATACCCATGCCGGTCGCGGTGGCGGAACGCCCGCCGCAGCCGCTGGGCGCACCGAAGGCCGACACCTCGGCGCGCGCCCCACGGCAGCGGCCGCGGCTGTACGTCGTCGACGGCATCCGGCTCGTCGCCGCCCTGATGGTCGTCCTGCACCACTTCGTCGGCACGCGCCGCGCCAACGAGGCCGGCAACATCATCTGGGACCGCTCGGTGTCGGAGATCATGCCGACCGTGTTCCGCGTCGCCTCCTTCGGCTGGATAGGCGTCGAGATCTTCTTCGTGATCAGCGGTTTCGTGATCTGCATGTCCTGCTGGGGCCGCACGCCGAAGGACTTCTTCGTCTCGCGCGTGATCCGCCTGTACCCGGCGTACTGGTTCGCCGTCTTCTTCACCACGGCCGTGCTGGTGCTGCTGCCGGGCGTGCAGGAGCGGCTGCGGCTGCGGGAGATCCTGTTCAACCTGACGATGCTCCAGGCCGGCTCCGGCATCCCGAACGTCGACCCCGTGTACTGGACGCTCTGGTCGGAGCTGCGCTTCTACCTGCTGTTCCTGGTCGTCGTCGCGATGGGCCTGACGTACCGCCGGGTCGTGGTCTTCTGCTGTGTCTGGGGTGCGGCGGCGATGCTGGCCCCGATCTCCAAGTTCCCGCTGCTGACGCTGGTCGCCGACCCGAGTGCCGCGTGGTACTTCATCGCCGGCCTCGCCCTGTACCTGATGCACCGCTTCGGCCAGGACCTGCTGCTGTGGGGCATCCTCGCGATGTCCTGGCTGATGGGGCAGCTGGAGCTGGGGGAGCGGGTCGAGTACGAACAGGTCAGCAGCTGGCGCGGCGCGGTCGTCATCTTCACCGCCTTCATGCTGCTGATGGTGGCGATCGCTCTCGGCCGGACCGACCGCATCCGCTGGAGGTGGCTGGTGACGGCGGGTTCGCTGACGTATCCGCTCTACCTGATGCACTACCTCGCCGGCATCGTCGTCATCCACCATCTCCGCGACACCATGGACCCGCGCCTCCTGGTCGGGGTCGTGATCACCGGCTTCCTGGTGCTGAGCCGGCTGGTGCACCGGGTGGTGGAACGGCCGGTGGCGCGTGCGCTGAAGAAAGGGCTGGAGTCGTCGTTCGTACGACTGCGGAGCTTCCAGCGGACGGCGTGACTCCTGTCTTGGGGCATTCGCGTTACGGGTCAAGTCCCGCACTCGGTATCGGTGGCCCATGCCGGGGCCTTCTTGTGAGGCCTGCGAGGGCACCGATCCCGAGTCGACAGTTCGAGGCTGAGTACCGGACGGCGTCAAGGACAACGGACGCTGCGTGTGGACGGCTCCCTGATCGACATCGAGCGCCGGCTGTTCCGGGACGAAGGCGCGGAGCGGTCCGGTGCATGTCAGACGGAATGGACGAAGTGGGTGTAGGCGGCTTCCGCGAGGCGTCCGGTGGGGGTGCCGTCCGGTGCCTGGGAGAGGAAGCCGGTGGTGCCGCCGTCGTATCG
This region of Streptomyces chromofuscus genomic DNA includes:
- the fusA gene encoding elongation factor G, which codes for MATTSLDLAKVRNIGIMAHIDAGKTTTTERILFYTGVSYKIGEVHDGAATMDWMEQEQERGITITSAATTCHWPLEDVDHTINIIDTPGHVDFTVEVERSLRVLDGAVTVFDGVAGVEPQSETVWRQADRYGVPRICFVNKLDRTGAEFHRCVDMITDRLGAQPLVMQLPIGAEADFKGVVDLVTMKALVWSAEATKGEMYDVVDIPATHTEAAEEWRGKLLEAVAENDEELMELYLEGEEPSVEQLYAAIRRITIASGKGEGTTVTPVFCGTAFKNKGVQPLLDAVVRYLPSPLDVEAIEGHDVKDPEQVIRRKPSDEEPLAALAFKIMSDPHLGKLTFVRVYSGRLESGTAVLNSVKGRKERIGKIYRMHANKREEIDSVGAGDIVAVMGLKQTTTGETLSDEKQPVILESMDFPAPVIQVAIEPKSKGDQEKLGVAIQRLAEEDPSFQVHSDEETGQTIIGGMGELHLEVLVDRMRREFKVEANVGKPQVAYRETIRKSVEKVEYTHKKQTGGTGQFARVIIAIEPIEGGDSSYEFVNQVTGGRVPKEYIPSVDAGAQEAMQFGILAGYEMTGVRVTLLDGAYHEVDSSELAFKIAGSQAFKEAARKASPVLLEPMMAVEVTTPEDYMGEVIGDINSRRGQIQAMEERAGARVVKGLVPLSEMFGYVGDLRSKTSGRASYSMQFDSYAEVPRNVAEEIIAKAKGE
- the tuf gene encoding elongation factor Tu — encoded protein: MAKAKFERTKPHVNIGTIGHIDHGKTTLTAAITKVLHDAYPDLNEATPFDNIDKAPEERQRGITISIAHVEYQTEARHYAHVDCPGHADYIKNMITGAAQMDGAILVVAATDGPMPQTKEHVLLARQVGVPYIVVALNKADMVDDEEIMELVELEVRELLSEYEFPGDDLPVVRVSALKALEGEQEWVDSVLNLMKAVDESIPQPERDVDKPFLMPIEDVFTITGRGTVVTGRIERGVLKVNETVDIIGIKTEKTTTTVTGIEMFRKLLDEGQAGENVGLLLRGIKREDVERGQCIIKPGSVTPHTEFEAQAYILSKDEGGRHTPFFNNYRPQFYFRTTDVTGVVHLPEGTEMVMPGDNTEMRVELIQPVAMEEGLKFAIREGGRTVGAGQVTKIVK
- a CDS encoding acyltransferase family protein, with the translated sequence MQGVRSGLSIPMPVAVAERPPQPLGAPKADTSARAPRQRPRLYVVDGIRLVAALMVVLHHFVGTRRANEAGNIIWDRSVSEIMPTVFRVASFGWIGVEIFFVISGFVICMSCWGRTPKDFFVSRVIRLYPAYWFAVFFTTAVLVLLPGVQERLRLREILFNLTMLQAGSGIPNVDPVYWTLWSELRFYLLFLVVVAMGLTYRRVVVFCCVWGAAAMLAPISKFPLLTLVADPSAAWYFIAGLALYLMHRFGQDLLLWGILAMSWLMGQLELGERVEYEQVSSWRGAVVIFTAFMLLMVAIALGRTDRIRWRWLVTAGSLTYPLYLMHYLAGIVVIHHLRDTMDPRLLVGVVITGFLVLSRLVHRVVERPVARALKKGLESSFVRLRSFQRTA